One window of Dyadobacter sandarakinus genomic DNA carries:
- a CDS encoding CBM96 family carbohydrate-binding protein, translating into MRKILLQFCFLILCLSLSASLLAQPAIEWDKTIGGPGGTSLASTVQTADGGYLLFGDAYPGIGSDKTDPGASSDFWVVKVDANGNKEWDNVYGGPGGEQLVCAKQTADGGYILGGNSSSDRGGDKSEDYRGGINEGYKYPDYWIIKIDANGVREWDKTLGSNSEDLLYSLEQTSDGGYIVAGSSASPPGSDKTSATLGLYDFWVVKLSADGKKLWDKSYGLAGTSHKEGIVRQLSDGGYVLAGGVNYYAPRSESDYKVFRLSADGSVIWEKTYGGTGREIATEILVTNDGGYLVGGYSNTDANGDKSEPSLPAGTSGENFPNDYWIIKLTANGTKEWDKTFGGNVSRSILYDMVQTRDNGYLLAGTSSAQAGRSKTNNSKGDDDFWIVRIDAQGNKQWDKTIGGEKDDRPMSVQETVDGGYLLGGSSYSDASGDKSENRKTKQNFTTDFWVVKLAPENPPLPQTTIRINAGGPDFTTATKKLFIADKYYAGIDRTSSIASGDILNTTNDVLYRSARSAPSFSYNIPVINGQVSVTLHFAETYFGVPGTKGEKGGTGSRRFHVNMEGSRKLTNYDIFAQAAGAMRANQITFPVTVTDETLNIDFLTGAADQPRVCAIEVVATSVTLSPLADAFVRDGSYGATNFGTSANLEIKYLSTDPAVRRASYLKFQLPAQTAVVSAKLRVYGRNHEDSKSISLHAYGVDNDSWTETGITKSNAPAASTASLGFATVTNVYQYYEIDVTSYVKAQQQAGESLVSLLLNDPNNRNTRLVFNSKEAGSNPPQLVIQTTNSAARLGQEEVITEVQQKQPSTVFPNPVKDRFTVSLSPEHAGQISFELINTTGISHVVAAVQNARPGESAEVNIAGQLFSAGIYLLKVKSDSFTEVVKMAIAD; encoded by the coding sequence ATGAGAAAAATTTTGCTTCAATTCTGTTTCTTGATTCTTTGTCTGTCGCTGTCCGCCAGCCTGCTTGCCCAGCCCGCAATTGAGTGGGACAAAACCATTGGCGGGCCGGGAGGGACCAGTCTTGCATCCACGGTGCAGACTGCCGACGGCGGCTACCTGCTTTTTGGAGATGCGTACCCGGGGATCGGTTCTGATAAAACAGATCCGGGCGCCAGTAGTGATTTTTGGGTTGTTAAAGTAGATGCTAATGGAAATAAAGAATGGGACAACGTATATGGCGGTCCAGGAGGAGAACAGCTGGTTTGTGCTAAGCAAACCGCAGACGGTGGATATATCTTGGGCGGTAATTCCAGTTCAGACAGGGGAGGTGATAAAAGTGAAGATTACAGAGGCGGAATAAATGAAGGATATAAATATCCAGATTATTGGATCATAAAGATTGATGCCAATGGAGTAAGAGAATGGGATAAGACTCTGGGTAGCAACAGTGAGGATCTATTGTACTCTTTGGAACAAACTTCGGACGGAGGATATATCGTCGCCGGGTCATCTGCTTCCCCACCAGGATCTGACAAAACAAGTGCAACATTAGGTCTTTATGATTTTTGGGTAGTAAAACTAAGTGCTGATGGAAAGAAGTTGTGGGATAAGAGCTACGGACTCGCAGGTACTTCGCACAAAGAAGGGATAGTAAGACAACTTAGTGACGGTGGATATGTTTTAGCGGGAGGTGTAAATTATTACGCTCCAAGAAGTGAGTCGGATTACAAAGTATTCAGGTTATCAGCAGATGGTTCAGTGATATGGGAGAAGACCTACGGCGGGACCGGAAGGGAAATAGCAACCGAGATTCTTGTGACTAATGATGGTGGATATCTCGTTGGCGGTTATTCCAATACGGATGCAAACGGAGATAAGAGCGAGCCATCCCTGCCCGCAGGCACGTCAGGCGAAAACTTTCCTAATGACTATTGGATCATAAAGTTGACAGCGAATGGTACGAAGGAGTGGGATAAAACCTTTGGAGGAAATGTATCCAGAAGCATATTATACGATATGGTACAAACTCGTGATAATGGATATTTGCTAGCTGGTACCTCATCAGCACAAGCTGGTCGAAGCAAAACAAATAACAGCAAGGGGGATGACGATTTTTGGATTGTAAGAATAGATGCTCAGGGAAATAAGCAGTGGGACAAAACAATAGGCGGGGAGAAGGATGACAGACCAATGAGCGTCCAGGAGACAGTCGATGGCGGGTATTTGCTAGGCGGATCTTCCTATTCCGACGCATCAGGTGATAAATCTGAAAACAGAAAAACGAAACAAAATTTTACAACGGATTTTTGGGTCGTCAAACTCGCCCCGGAAAACCCACCGCTCCCACAAACGACCATTCGCATCAACGCCGGCGGGCCGGACTTCACCACGGCCACCAAAAAACTTTTCATCGCCGACAAGTACTACGCAGGCATCGACCGCACGAGCTCCATCGCCTCGGGCGATATTTTGAACACAACCAATGATGTGCTCTACCGCTCGGCGCGCAGCGCACCTTCGTTCAGTTACAACATTCCGGTAATTAATGGTCAGGTTAGCGTTACGCTGCACTTTGCTGAAACCTATTTTGGAGTTCCTGGTACAAAGGGCGAAAAAGGTGGCACAGGCAGCCGCCGGTTCCACGTCAACATGGAAGGCAGCCGCAAGCTGACCAACTACGACATCTTCGCCCAGGCAGCCGGGGCCATGCGCGCCAATCAGATTACTTTTCCTGTGACCGTCACAGATGAAACTTTGAACATTGACTTCCTGACCGGGGCGGCCGACCAGCCCAGGGTTTGCGCCATTGAAGTAGTGGCGACAAGTGTGACGTTAAGTCCGCTTGCAGACGCATTCGTGCGGGACGGCAGTTATGGCGCGACCAACTTTGGCACAAGCGCCAATCTTGAAATCAAATATTTGTCTACTGACCCTGCGGTAAGACGGGCTTCCTATCTGAAATTTCAGCTTCCTGCACAAACTGCGGTTGTTTCGGCCAAACTGCGTGTTTATGGCCGTAATCATGAGGACAGCAAAAGCATTTCCTTACATGCCTACGGCGTCGATAATGATAGCTGGACAGAAACGGGCATCACCAAATCCAATGCACCTGCCGCATCGACGGCTTCACTGGGTTTTGCTACGGTAACCAACGTTTACCAATACTATGAAATCGATGTAACGAGCTACGTGAAAGCGCAGCAGCAGGCAGGTGAAAGTTTGGTAAGTCTACTTCTGAACGATCCCAACAACCGCAACACGCGGCTTGTTTTCAATAGTAAAGAAGCAGGTTCAAACCCGCCGCAGCTAGTGATCCAGACTACGAATAGCGCTGCACGTCTGGGCCAGGAAGAGGTAATTACAGAAGTGCAGCAAAAGCAGCCTTCAACTGTTTTCCCAAATCCGGTTAAAGATCGGTTCACGGTATCACTTTCGCCGGAGCATGCAGGGCAAATTTCTTTTGAATTAATAAATACGACTGGTATAAGCCACGTCGTTGCAGCGGTCCAAAATGCCAGACCTGGCGAAAGTGCAGAGGTGAACATTGCCGGACAATTATTCAGCGCAGGCATTTATTTATTAAAAGTAAAATCCGATTCATTTACTGAGGTGGTCAAAATGGCTATAGCAGATTAG
- a CDS encoding T9SS type A sorting domain-containing protein, which yields MKQPLLCLSFLTFYLAISVSLSAQPSIEWDKTLGGSGSDGLSKVLNTKDGGYIIGGTSSSPTDGNRTAPKKGTNDYWIIKYSAAGTKQWEKAYGGTTNNYLTDIQQTSDGGYMLGGNSYSGIGLDKSEESRGDSDYWVIKIDSSGTRQWDKTVGGSSRESLISVRQLKDGTYILAGESKSNKSGDKSSDRPPSFEDNMVDYWVVKLSKDGLLLNEQTIERQGLGRLSSFEVTADGGFILGSDEGGYEEHSAIFHVIKFTPAFARQWDKRYGPDNQYSEINAILPLSDGGYVLAGITDTDEGGRPLETERSRDNYIVKVDKDGNRVWHQIIGSVDEMTDDIYTYHDYVTCLLQTPDGGILVGGYSPGAKGAGKSESSRGGQDFWVYKLQSDGFMLWDKTIGGSGNDFLVSMRQAADGGYLLGGYSSSPPSGEKTGDFYGPENGFDYWVVKLESESPGKPGTITQFTATAKDESIRLDWVSPAGSVIKKFNVERSLDRLTWTQTGTVTSSKSNDTYQFTHDQPVPGVEVSYRLKVTTAQNEVWYTRMRSTSVPVKDPLIVQWDHVIGSRYNDNFAAMVRTADGGYILGGRPNTDAGIAFDKSEADRGEWDYWIVKIGADGKKQWDKTLGGESYDMLTSIIQTLDGGYLVGGRSQSQAVADKSEPNRGNPYTDDYWVIKLAADGTKEWDKTIGGDNQDRLGSILQVDDGYILAGVSASSVSGDRTVPRPGPYVPEVWLVKIGFNGTKIWDKSLLVENAGGKIILEKTRDGGYVLTNGIMPSPYPEFYTSNLITKLSSTFEIEWAQNFDSYYDHKYGRITAIQQTADDGYILGGYNDKYSLGKGGADYFVAKLSESGALEWYKMIGGNEDDLLFALRQTPDNGYILAGISGSDKTWDKSEDSKGRQDIWIVKLSEDGTKQWDKTVGGARDDACYFVDILPDGRYLLGGSTSSLPGGDRSAPIRDDSDFWIVSLAPESPLPVTLTSFNARAEGTTALLTWQTASESQSDRFEVEHSVNGKSWDRIGVVNAKGESDRLETYNFTHVNPVNGDNYYRLKMMDTDGSFTLSQIEHLRFETDFDVTVYPNPTVENIHFKATNWSKVKSIKILNSQGKVVYHVENTPSQDINAKAFKAGLYLIQVSFADGIEATRRIVIGR from the coding sequence ATGAAACAACCTTTGCTTTGCTTGTCATTTCTGACATTTTACCTTGCTATATCAGTCTCACTTTCGGCTCAGCCGTCCATTGAATGGGATAAAACTTTGGGCGGCTCCGGCAGTGACGGGCTGTCCAAAGTGCTCAATACGAAGGATGGCGGATATATAATAGGAGGAACTTCATCATCGCCCACGGATGGGAACCGGACCGCTCCCAAAAAGGGAACCAATGATTATTGGATCATTAAATATTCCGCTGCCGGGACCAAACAGTGGGAAAAGGCTTATGGAGGAACTACCAACAATTACCTGACAGATATTCAGCAGACCAGCGACGGCGGATACATGCTTGGAGGTAATTCTTATTCAGGAATCGGACTTGATAAGTCCGAAGAAAGCCGGGGTGATTCCGACTACTGGGTAATTAAAATTGACAGCAGCGGCACTAGGCAATGGGATAAGACCGTGGGAGGATCGTCCCGCGAATCGCTTATATCGGTAAGACAACTCAAAGACGGAACCTATATTCTTGCAGGAGAATCAAAATCTAATAAAAGCGGTGATAAATCGTCTGACCGGCCGCCGTCTTTCGAAGATAATATGGTGGACTACTGGGTTGTAAAGCTCTCGAAGGATGGATTGTTGTTAAATGAACAAACCATCGAGCGACAAGGCTTAGGAAGGCTGTCAAGTTTTGAAGTGACAGCTGATGGAGGTTTCATTCTTGGAAGCGACGAAGGAGGTTATGAAGAGCATTCGGCGATATTTCACGTCATCAAATTTACACCGGCATTTGCAAGGCAATGGGATAAGAGGTATGGTCCTGATAATCAGTACAGTGAGATCAATGCAATACTTCCACTGTCTGATGGAGGATATGTGCTGGCCGGCATCACGGACACGGATGAAGGAGGCAGGCCGCTTGAAACAGAGCGAAGCAGGGATAACTACATTGTCAAAGTAGACAAAGACGGAAACCGGGTGTGGCATCAGATCATAGGCAGCGTTGATGAAATGACGGATGATATTTACACATATCATGACTACGTCACGTGCTTGCTGCAAACGCCCGACGGGGGGATCCTGGTCGGCGGATACTCACCAGGAGCCAAGGGTGCCGGGAAATCAGAAAGCTCCCGGGGAGGGCAAGACTTTTGGGTCTACAAGCTGCAATCGGATGGTTTTATGCTTTGGGACAAAACAATCGGTGGAAGTGGTAACGACTTTTTGGTGAGCATGCGTCAGGCAGCAGATGGCGGATACCTGCTTGGAGGATATTCCAGTTCCCCTCCAAGTGGGGAGAAAACAGGCGATTTTTATGGTCCGGAAAACGGGTTCGACTACTGGGTGGTTAAGCTGGAATCCGAAAGTCCGGGTAAGCCAGGCACGATCACACAATTTACCGCCACTGCAAAAGATGAATCTATACGACTTGACTGGGTTAGTCCGGCAGGCTCAGTGATCAAGAAGTTTAATGTCGAACGAAGCCTGGACAGACTAACGTGGACGCAGACCGGCACAGTTACATCAAGTAAATCGAATGATACGTATCAGTTTACACATGACCAACCCGTCCCCGGTGTAGAAGTCAGTTATCGCCTGAAAGTTACCACCGCCCAGAATGAGGTTTGGTACACGAGGATGCGGAGCACAAGCGTCCCGGTAAAAGATCCGCTTATAGTGCAATGGGATCATGTTATCGGAAGCCGTTACAATGATAACTTCGCTGCCATGGTGCGTACCGCTGACGGGGGCTATATTTTGGGTGGCAGGCCAAATACTGATGCAGGCATTGCCTTTGACAAGTCAGAAGCGGACAGAGGCGAGTGGGATTACTGGATTGTCAAGATTGGCGCTGATGGCAAAAAGCAATGGGATAAAACCCTTGGCGGAGAAAGCTACGATATGCTCACGTCGATTATCCAGACCTTAGACGGAGGCTACCTCGTCGGAGGAAGATCGCAGTCACAAGCAGTTGCAGACAAGTCCGAACCTAATCGGGGCAATCCTTATACTGACGACTACTGGGTTATAAAACTTGCAGCAGATGGGACAAAGGAGTGGGACAAAACCATCGGCGGAGATAATCAGGACCGGCTGGGCTCAATATTACAGGTCGATGACGGCTACATATTGGCGGGGGTATCAGCTTCGAGTGTCAGTGGTGACAGGACTGTGCCGCGTCCCGGTCCCTATGTGCCGGAAGTCTGGCTAGTCAAAATCGGATTCAATGGCACAAAAATCTGGGACAAGTCGCTTCTTGTGGAAAATGCGGGGGGCAAAATTATTTTGGAAAAGACGCGTGATGGTGGCTACGTGCTCACAAACGGCATCATGCCAAGTCCGTATCCCGAATTCTACACTTCAAATTTAATCACAAAGCTCAGCTCGACTTTCGAAATCGAGTGGGCTCAGAATTTCGATTCCTACTACGATCATAAATATGGACGCATCACCGCCATTCAACAAACTGCGGATGACGGATATATTCTGGGTGGCTATAACGACAAGTACTCACTAGGTAAGGGAGGCGCAGACTACTTTGTAGCGAAACTTTCGGAAAGCGGTGCATTGGAATGGTATAAAATGATCGGGGGCAACGAGGATGATCTGCTGTTTGCCTTACGGCAGACGCCGGACAACGGGTACATTCTTGCAGGTATCTCCGGGTCGGATAAAACCTGGGACAAAAGTGAAGACTCAAAAGGCCGTCAGGATATCTGGATTGTAAAATTGAGCGAAGACGGAACCAAGCAATGGGACAAAACAGTGGGCGGCGCACGCGACGATGCATGTTATTTTGTTGACATACTGCCGGACGGCAGATACTTGCTTGGCGGGTCCACATCGTCACTGCCAGGTGGCGACCGAAGTGCACCTATCCGGGATGATTCAGATTTCTGGATCGTATCACTTGCGCCTGAATCCCCTCTGCCGGTCACTCTCACCTCATTCAATGCCAGGGCAGAAGGCACCACCGCACTGCTCACCTGGCAAACCGCTTCCGAATCACAAAGCGACCGCTTCGAAGTCGAGCATAGTGTCAATGGAAAAAGCTGGGATCGCATCGGAGTTGTAAATGCAAAAGGGGAAAGCGACAGGCTGGAAACCTACAATTTTACCCACGTCAATCCTGTAAATGGCGATAATTATTATCGCCTGAAAATGATGGATACGGATGGCTCATTTACACTTTCTCAAATTGAGCATCTCCGGTTTGAAACTGATTTCGATGTGACGGTTTATCCAAATCCAACTGTGGAAAATATTCATTTTAAAGCCACTAACTGGTCAAAAGTGAAAAGCATAAAGATTTTAAATAGCCAGGGGAAAGTCGTTTATCATGTTGAAAATACGCCCTCGCAGGATATCAATGCAAAAGCCTTTAAAGCGGGATTGTATCTGATACAAGTATCTTTTGCCGACGGCATTGAAGCTACGCGCAGGATTGTAATAGGACGGTAG
- a CDS encoding CBM96 family carbohydrate-binding protein yields MKQFLLRFQILTLCLGLSASLLAQPAIQWDKTIGGNSEDRLNSVQQTLDGGYILGGTSFSGVSGEKSDSARGLGDYWIVKLAADGTKQWDRTLGGTGREVFSSVRQAKDGSYFVAGSSSSGISGDKTDAIHGEYSDLWILNLSANGTINWQKTIGTTNHEFLNDMEVTPDGGLAIAGGSSPITPLGSGYNHGWFVKLSASGELQWSRDYYVNFNFMQLAAVTLVPGGGYLLGADTSGGEDVGGAYYLIRVSAEGTTLWTKEIRGVNGGNNGNSALRSILATPDGGFLVGGLSRDQAGNDKSEDSYYGDYWVVKITADGVIEWDKTIQANDFERFEGMQLSSDGGYFLWGDTQSVVDLDKTDANSGVVNGWLVKLDANGNQIWDKVIGSASDILYDSATDLVPTNDGGFLLAGFSDAPVGADKTQPSRGANDFWIIKLAPEFQSVPQTTLRINAGGPGFTTATKKRFIADKYYAGTDRTSSIASGDILGTTNDVLYRSARSAPSFSYNIPVGSGQVNVTLHFAETYFGVPGTKGENKGTGSRRFHVNMEGSRKLTNYDIFSAAGGAMRANQITFPVTVTDGVLNIDFLTGAADQPRVCAIEVVASSVTLGPVADAFVRDGSYSATNYGTSPTLDIKYLAGGLSVRRASYLKFQLPAQTAVTSAKLRIYGHNHENTKSISVHAYGIDNDSWTESTINKDNAPAASTASLGFAAVNDVYKYYEIDVTSYVKAQQQAGESLVSLLLNDPNNRNTRVFFNSKEAGSNPPQLVIQTTNSGARLGQEEVLAEVREQQPSTVFPNPVKDQFTGSLSPEHVGVITFEMINAAGKG; encoded by the coding sequence ATGAAACAATTTTTGCTTCGCTTTCAGATTTTAACGCTTTGCCTTGGCTTGTCGGCGAGCCTGCTTGCTCAGCCTGCTATCCAGTGGGACAAAACCATTGGCGGAAACAGTGAAGACCGCCTGAACTCAGTCCAGCAAACCCTTGATGGAGGATACATCCTTGGAGGAACTTCTTTCAGCGGAGTTTCGGGGGAGAAGTCCGATTCAGCGCGTGGGCTTGGCGATTATTGGATCGTCAAACTAGCCGCCGATGGAACCAAGCAGTGGGACAGGACACTGGGCGGGACGGGGCGTGAGGTCTTTTCTTCGGTCCGCCAGGCAAAGGACGGCAGTTATTTCGTTGCCGGATCTTCGAGCTCCGGGATAAGCGGAGACAAGACGGATGCAATTCATGGCGAATACAGTGATCTCTGGATTTTAAATCTGTCGGCCAATGGAACAATCAACTGGCAGAAAACGATTGGCACGACGAACCATGAGTTTTTGAACGACATGGAGGTTACTCCCGATGGAGGATTGGCAATCGCCGGAGGTTCTTCTCCAATTACCCCTTTGGGCTCTGGCTATAATCATGGCTGGTTTGTAAAGCTGAGTGCATCCGGTGAGCTGCAATGGAGCAGAGACTACTATGTGAACTTTAACTTTATGCAGCTGGCGGCCGTCACGCTTGTTCCCGGTGGAGGTTACTTGCTCGGTGCAGATACCAGTGGTGGAGAAGACGTTGGCGGCGCCTATTATCTGATCAGGGTGTCCGCCGAGGGCACTACACTTTGGACCAAAGAAATAAGGGGTGTTAATGGTGGTAATAATGGGAACAGTGCACTTCGATCTATTCTTGCTACTCCGGATGGCGGGTTCCTGGTGGGTGGCCTTTCCCGCGACCAGGCAGGAAATGATAAATCCGAAGACAGTTATTATGGAGACTATTGGGTAGTGAAAATCACTGCAGATGGAGTCATCGAGTGGGACAAAACAATTCAGGCAAACGATTTCGAACGTTTTGAAGGTATGCAATTGAGTAGTGACGGCGGCTATTTCCTTTGGGGTGATACTCAATCGGTGGTAGATCTTGACAAAACAGATGCCAATTCGGGAGTAGTGAATGGATGGCTGGTCAAGTTGGATGCAAATGGAAACCAAATTTGGGATAAAGTTATTGGTAGTGCATCAGACATTTTATACGACTCTGCCACCGATTTAGTACCAACCAATGATGGAGGCTTTCTGCTGGCCGGATTCTCTGATGCACCGGTAGGAGCTGACAAGACCCAGCCATCCCGGGGAGCAAATGACTTTTGGATCATCAAACTAGCTCCCGAATTTCAATCCGTCCCACAAACCACCCTCCGCATCAACGCCGGCGGGCCGGGCTTCACTACCGCGACCAAAAAACGCTTCATTGCCGACAAGTACTACGCAGGCACAGACCGCACGAGCTCCATTGCATCAGGCGATATCCTGGGCACGACCAATGATGTGCTCTACCGCTCGGCGCGCAGCGCGCCTTCATTTAGCTACAACATTCCGGTAGGTAGTGGCCAGGTGAATGTCACACTGCATTTTGCCGAAACGTATTTCGGAGTTCCTGGCACAAAGGGCGAAAATAAAGGCACGGGCAGCCGCCGGTTCCACGTCAACATGGAAGGTAGCCGCAAGCTGACGAACTATGATATTTTCTCTGCAGCAGGCGGTGCAATGCGCGCCAACCAGATCACTTTTCCTGTTACGGTCACTGATGGTGTTCTGAACATTGATTTTCTGACAGGTGCTGCCGACCAGCCCAGGGTTTGTGCCATTGAAGTCGTCGCTAGCAGTGTGACACTAGGGCCTGTTGCCGATGCATTTGTGAGAGACGGAAGTTACAGCGCGACCAATTACGGCACCAGCCCAACATTGGATATCAAGTATCTTGCTGGGGGTCTTTCTGTTAGACGAGCCTCATATCTGAAATTCCAGCTGCCTGCGCAAACCGCTGTTACTTCGGCCAAACTGCGCATTTACGGGCATAATCACGAGAATACAAAAAGCATTTCTGTACATGCCTACGGCATCGATAATGACAGTTGGACGGAGAGCACGATCAACAAAGACAATGCACCAGCCGCATCAACGGCTTCACTGGGATTTGCGGCAGTAAATGATGTTTACAAATATTACGAAATCGATGTGACCAGCTACGTAAAAGCGCAGCAGCAGGCCGGTGAAAGCTTGGTAAGCCTGCTGCTGAATGATCCGAACAACCGGAATACGCGGGTGTTTTTCAATAGCAAGGAGGCAGGATCAAATCCGCCGCAGCTGGTGATCCAGACGACCAATAGTGGCGCGCGACTTGGACAGGAAGAAGTCTTGGCAGAAGTGCGGGAGCAGCAGCCATCAACCGTTTTTCCAAATCCGGTGAAGGATCAGTTTACAGGATCACTTTCGCCGGAACATGTCGGGGTAATTACGTTTGAAATGATCAATGCAGCTGGTAAAGGCTGA
- a CDS encoding relaxase/mobilization nuclease domain-containing protein: protein MIGKIMIGSSFGGAVRYVMQKEQAIVLHGEGVRTQDVKSTIQDFNAQHSMNPGLGKAVGHLVLSWSEFDRGKLSQKVMVERATEYMAKMKIQDTQYLVVEHRDTSHPHIHIIYNRVGNSGKSISDRFQKRMNQKVCKQMTLKHGYHMGKGKQLVNQSKLKGVD from the coding sequence ATGATCGGTAAGATAATGATCGGATCAAGCTTTGGTGGGGCAGTCCGCTATGTCATGCAAAAAGAGCAGGCAATCGTGCTACATGGCGAAGGGGTCAGGACCCAGGATGTAAAATCGACCATCCAGGATTTCAATGCACAGCACAGCATGAATCCAGGGCTTGGCAAGGCGGTCGGCCATTTGGTGCTTAGTTGGAGTGAATTCGATAGAGGTAAGCTGTCACAAAAGGTCATGGTCGAAAGGGCCACCGAATATATGGCCAAAATGAAAATCCAGGATACCCAGTACCTGGTTGTCGAGCACCGCGATACCAGCCACCCGCACATCCATATCATTTATAACCGGGTCGGCAACTCCGGCAAGTCCATTTCCGACCGGTTCCAGAAGCGAATGAACCAAAAGGTATGTAAACAGATGACCCTGAAACATGGCTACCATATGGGAAAAGGAAAACAGCTGGTCAATCAGAGCAAGCTGAAAGGGGTAGATTAG
- a CDS encoding plasmid mobilization protein: MKEVASMEQKSHKSKGGRPPKKVKRHAQLMVRLSETERFLIESKAREAGLRPSTWLRQAARKARVVARLSVEEAGYMRMLAGMANNLNQLLRFTNMQGLLHETKKATQLLSDIDVLLNKLNCDDR, from the coding sequence ATGAAAGAGGTAGCAAGCATGGAGCAAAAGTCACATAAATCCAAAGGTGGTAGACCACCTAAAAAGGTCAAGCGGCACGCGCAGCTGATGGTCCGGCTTTCGGAAACCGAGCGGTTTTTGATCGAGTCCAAAGCGCGGGAAGCGGGCCTACGTCCAAGCACCTGGCTAAGGCAAGCTGCCCGGAAAGCCAGGGTTGTTGCGCGCCTCTCGGTGGAAGAGGCTGGCTACATGAGAATGCTCGCCGGTATGGCAAACAACCTCAACCAGCTGCTCAGGTTTACCAACATGCAGGGGCTGCTGCATGAGACAAAAAAGGCCACACAACTTCTATCGGATATTGATGTCTTACTAAACAAATTGAACTGCGATGATCGGTAA
- a CDS encoding toprim domain-containing protein, which yields MTCEQAKQIPIVELLRSCNIQPDYIRGQEYWYLSPFRAEKTPSFKVNTRLNLYYDHGIGQGGDIIDLGRQLFGCDTKDVLPRLESEDFFFHQQQSLEKPMHIRPSVTPADNQGSIQITAIKDLGGNPAISRYLESRGIDLAVARKFCKEIYYEVGGKSYFAAGFENRAGGYELRSQYFKGSSSPKDITHIQNRAKSVCVLEGFMDFLSLLSDQKPDTVQSDFLVLNSVALADRGTSIAQNYENVFIYPDNDPAGQKLIETFRKAGINTVDVSASYRHYKDLNEMLMTEKGKSNSLKKQQGYKQSQGLSI from the coding sequence ATGACTTGCGAGCAAGCCAAACAAATACCTATTGTCGAGCTTCTCAGAAGCTGCAATATCCAGCCCGACTATATCCGTGGACAGGAATACTGGTACCTGTCGCCATTCCGCGCGGAGAAAACGCCTTCGTTCAAAGTGAACACCAGGCTGAACCTGTATTATGACCATGGAATCGGTCAGGGAGGCGACATTATTGACCTAGGCCGACAGCTCTTTGGATGTGATACCAAGGATGTGCTGCCGAGATTGGAGTCAGAAGATTTCTTCTTTCACCAGCAACAAAGCTTAGAGAAGCCCATGCATATACGCCCAAGCGTTACCCCGGCAGATAATCAGGGGAGCATCCAGATTACAGCTATCAAGGATTTGGGTGGTAACCCCGCTATTAGCAGGTATCTGGAATCCCGGGGAATTGACCTTGCCGTAGCGAGGAAATTCTGTAAGGAGATCTACTATGAAGTAGGAGGCAAAAGCTACTTCGCTGCCGGGTTCGAGAACAGGGCTGGCGGCTATGAATTACGGAGCCAATACTTCAAGGGATCTTCATCACCGAAGGATATTACGCATATCCAAAATAGGGCAAAGTCAGTCTGCGTACTGGAAGGGTTTATGGATTTCCTGTCCTTGCTTTCAGACCAAAAACCGGATACTGTCCAAAGTGATTTCCTGGTGTTGAACTCGGTCGCCTTGGCAGATCGGGGGACCAGCATCGCACAGAATTATGAGAACGTGTTCATCTATCCGGACAATGACCCGGCTGGTCAGAAGCTGATCGAAACATTCCGGAAAGCCGGGATTAATACCGTTGACGTCTCAGCAAGCTATCGGCATTACAAAGACCTGAACGAGATGCTGATGACAGAAAAGGGTAAGAGTAATTCGCTTAAAAAGCAACAGGGATATAAGCAGTCCCAGGGGCTGAGCATTTGA